From Camelina sativa cultivar DH55 chromosome 20, Cs, whole genome shotgun sequence, the proteins below share one genomic window:
- the LOC104769652 gene encoding probable inactive leucine-rich repeat receptor-like protein kinase At3g03770: MMEHSKFLPLLFLSWVMFLQSTHQLQNSQTQVLYQLRKHLEFPKALESWGSYYGDLCVIPATAHMSITCQGNSVTELKVMGDKLFKPPFGMFDGSSLPNHTLSQAFLIDSFVTTLTRLTSLRVLSLVSLGIYGELPGKIHRLNSLEYLDLSSNYLFGSVPLDLSRLVLLQSLMLDGNYFNGSVPDTLDSLTNLTVLSLKNNRFKGPFPSSVCRIGRLTNLALSHNEISGKLPDLSKLSHLHMLDLRENHLDSELPVMPNRLVTVLLSKNSFSGEIPRRFGSLSQLQHLDLSFNHLTGTPSRFLFSLPNISYLDLASNNLSGKLPLNLTCGGKLGFVDLSNNRLIGTPPRCLAGASGERVVKLGGNCLAIIGSRDQHQEFLCEETETEGKQLQGRKIGILVAVIGGAVLVLVLFVLGLLLLCTNRCSCCCSREKSVPQTRLKVVTDNSHTSLSSEVLASARLISQTAKLGAQGVPSCRSFSFEELKEATDDFDSSRFLGEGSLGKLYRGTLENGSSIAIRCLVLSRKFSSQSIRGHLDWMSKLNHPHLLSFLGHCTQTSGEHDPAATILYLVYEYMPNGSYRTHLSDSFSEKILTWPNRLAILIEIAKAVHFLHTGVMPGSFKNHLKTNNILLDEHKIAKLSDYGVSAIIEENEKLETKSETHKSKKMAKREDDVYNFGFILLESLIGPVPTTKGEAFLLNEMTSFGSQDGRQKIVSPAVLTTSSQESLSIAISIANKCVLLEPSARPSFEDVLWNLQYAAQMQSAADAERKSDTSS; the protein is encoded by the exons ATGATGGAACATTCAAAGTTCTTACCTTTGCTCTTTCTTTCATGGGTTATGTTCTTACAAAGCACACATCAACTCCAGAACTCACAGACCCAAGTCCTGTATCAGCTCAGGAAGCATCTGGAATTCCCTAAAGCTCTTGAATCTTGGGGAAGTTACTATGGAGATTTATGTGTAATCCCTGCAACTGCTCACATGAGCATCACCTGTCAAGGCAATTCGGTCACGGAGCTTAAAGTCATGGGGGACAAGCTTTTTAAACCACCGTTTGGTATGTTTGATGGGTCTTCACTTCCAAATCACACTCTGTCTCAAGCATTCTTAATTGATTCTTTTGTTACCACGTTGACAAGGCTTACAAGCTTGAGGGTTCTTAGCTTAGTGTCTCTAGGTATCTATGGTGAGTTACCAGGGAAGATCCATCGGTTGAATTCTCTAGAGTACTTGGATTTGAGTTCGAATTATCTCTTTGGTTCTGTCCCTCTTGATTTATCTAGATTGGTGTTGCTTCAAAGTCTGATGCTTGATGGGAATTACTTCAACGGCAGTGTTCCAGACACGTTGGATTCCTTGACCAATCTTACTGTTCTTAGTTTAAAGAACAATCGGTTCAAAGGTCCGTTTCCTTCTTCAGTTTGCAGAATTGGAAGACTAACAAATCTTGCTCTATCACACAATGAGATTTCTGGTAAGTTGCCTGATCTCAGCAAGTTAAGTCATCTGCATATGCTGGATCTGAGAGAGAACCACTTGGACTCTGAACTACCTGTGATGCCTAATAGATTAGTTACTGTTCTACTGAGCAAGAACTCCTTCTCTGGAGAGATTCCTAGACGTTTTGGCAGTTTGTCTCAGCTTCAGCATCTTGACTTGTCGTTTAATCATCTAACTGGAACTCCTTCTCggttcttgttctctttgcCAAACATTAGTTACTTAGACTTGGCATCTAACAACCTCAGTGGGAAGCTACCGCTTAATCTGACCTGTGGAGGCAAACTCGGATTTGTGGATTTGTCGAATAACAGATTAATAGGGACTCCTCCCCGTTGCTTAGCAGGAGCTTCCGGCGAGAGAGTTGTTAAACTCGGTGGAAACTGCTTGGCCATAATTGGTAGTCGTGATCAGCATCAAGAATTCTTATGTGAAGAGACTGAAACTGAGGGAAAACAGTTGCAAGGAAGAAAGATTGGGATTTTGGTAGCTGTAATTGGTGGagctgttcttgttcttgtgcTTTTTGTGTTAGGACTTCTTCTGTTATGCACAAACCGCTGCTCTTGCTGTTGCTCAAGAGAAAAGTCAGTGCCGCAAACTCGGCTTAAGGTTGTGACAGATAATTCACACACCAGTCTCTCCTCTGAAGTTCTTGCTAGTGCAA GGTTAATCTCTCAAACAGCAAAGCTAGGTGCACAAGGTGTGCCCTCATGCCGGTCGTTTTCTTTTGAAGAGTTAAAGGAAGCCACAGATGATTTTGATTCATCACGTTTCTTAGGAGAAGGCTCCCTTGGAAAG CTATACAGAGGAACACTGGAAAACGGAAGTTCCATAGCTATCAGATGTCTAGTTTTATCAAGGAAATTCTCCAGCCAGAGTATCAGAGGTCACTTAGATTGGATGTCTAAGCTGAACCATCCTCATCTCCTTAGCTTCTTGGGTCATTGCACTCAAACCAGCGGAGAACACGATCCTGCAGCGACCATACTCTACCTTGTCTACGAGTATATGCCCAACGGGAGCTACCGCACACATCTATCAG attCTTTCTCGGAGAAGATCCTGACGTGGCCAAATCGGTTAGCAATTCTTATTGAGATAGCAAAGGCAGTTCATTTTCTTCACACCGGTGTAATGCCTGGTTCATTCAAAAATCATTTGAAGACGAACAACATTTTGCTTGACGAACACAAGATTGCAAAGCTTAGTGACTATGGAGTCTCTGCCATCATTGAAGAGAATGAAAAGCTCGAG ACAAAGTCAGAAACCCACAAGTCAAA AAAAATGGCTAAAAGAGAGGATGATGTGTACAACTTCGGATTCATACTTCTGGAATCTTTGATAGGACCAGTGCCCACTACAAAAGGAGAGGCCTTTCTTCTCAACGAAATG ACATCATTTGGGAGCCAAGATGGTCGGCAAAAAATAGTAAGTCCAGCCGTCCTAACAACAAGCTCACAGGAGTCTTTATCGATTGCGATCTCAATCGCCAACAAATGCGTTTTGCTTGAACCGTCAGCAAGACCTTCCTTTGAAGACGTTTTATGGAACTTACAATACGCAGCTCAAATGCAGTCTGCCGCAGATGCTGAACGCAAATCTGATACTTCATCATGA